A stretch of the Thiomicrospira pelophila DSM 1534 genome encodes the following:
- a CDS encoding methyl-accepting chemotaxis protein, translated as MLNSISAKLLFRMILVSAAGLVIGLGMVFKSSSDLQYTTAENLALEKREQSLMFINSKVGATLNTVQGIVAGNPNMGQFFLNQDHQGLHDITTKVAADFKRSTDYNNLSFVAFDRDNQIFVRSFKPLPDPAIGKKAPRDFSDLLRGRQHSSASIDLSGVGLFITASVPVMAPNSDSEVVGILDIRTGLGSIVNQMAEDGAYMVALINQTGLKRWAKGADNPKLGSYNLAHQSWFNQSSTWFDGLDVDSLVAKDFTITDDKVISTAPIKSSDGNTIGYYLIGMDMSHPDMVNAMEGVNSVILIMFVLIIGLIVALMLFLWQATKSIITKPIQSILNVIREVEQTGKIDTQLDSKAHDEVGAMTRAFASLLHQINQALNEANHTVSAIANGDFSQSMQGDYRGDLRTLKEGVNASAKSVSFMMDELSKVMQALKDGQFNVRMDEKVAPNFRALVEGALQSMETVMVEINQTLSGMQQGQFNLRVEADASGELLTLKNHVNESLSALESAIKEINQIMAAQAQGDLSQTIQGEYQGELDELKRAINASSDQLNKIVTDAIEVSSQVTNAADEVSRGAMDLSDRVQQQAASVEETSATMEQMNSAVQNTNDHAKRAAEVAHDVQGKAEQGNKVMADTIEAMSSIQESSHKISDIVTLIDGIAFQTNLLALNAAVEAARAGDHGRGFAVVAGEVRALAQKSAEAAKDIKNLIDESVGRIDQGTKLATESGEVLSQIMGSVEDVSGMIEQIAQASTEQAEGISQVNKAIAQIDSGTQQNAALVEETSAAAESLNEQAQVLRDDMSRFKTKSHKATLAKPASAPKLAKPAKPKMSSNEKPEPKQLSEAKDSEQDKPAASPSQNKPAMPLAKQPAKSSEGDEWAEF; from the coding sequence ATGTTAAATAGCATTTCCGCCAAACTACTCTTCCGAATGATCCTTGTCAGTGCGGCAGGCCTGGTGATCGGGTTAGGTATGGTGTTTAAATCATCATCCGACCTGCAATACACCACGGCTGAAAATTTAGCGTTAGAAAAACGCGAACAGTCGTTGATGTTTATAAACTCAAAAGTAGGCGCAACTTTAAATACGGTACAAGGTATTGTGGCGGGCAACCCCAACATGGGGCAGTTCTTTTTAAACCAAGACCATCAAGGCCTGCATGACATCACCACCAAAGTCGCAGCGGACTTTAAACGTTCAACCGATTACAACAACTTATCCTTTGTTGCCTTTGACCGCGATAACCAAATATTTGTGCGCTCTTTTAAACCCTTACCTGATCCGGCGATTGGCAAAAAAGCCCCACGTGATTTTTCAGATCTATTACGTGGACGTCAGCACAGTAGCGCGAGCATCGATTTATCTGGCGTGGGTTTATTTATTACCGCCTCTGTCCCGGTTATGGCACCAAATTCGGATTCTGAAGTGGTGGGTATATTAGACATTCGAACCGGCTTGGGAAGCATTGTTAACCAAATGGCCGAAGACGGTGCTTATATGGTCGCCCTCATCAACCAAACCGGTTTAAAACGCTGGGCAAAAGGGGCTGACAATCCTAAGCTTGGCTCTTACAACCTTGCTCACCAAAGCTGGTTTAATCAGTCTAGTACTTGGTTTGACGGTTTAGATGTGGACAGCCTAGTGGCAAAAGACTTTACCATAACCGATGATAAAGTTATTTCCACCGCGCCGATCAAAAGTAGTGATGGTAATACCATTGGTTATTACTTGATCGGCATGGATATGTCGCACCCTGATATGGTTAATGCCATGGAAGGTGTGAACAGCGTGATCTTGATTATGTTTGTGTTGATCATTGGCTTAATTGTCGCCTTAATGCTGTTTTTATGGCAAGCCACCAAAAGCATCATCACGAAACCCATTCAGTCTATTTTAAATGTGATTCGCGAAGTTGAACAAACCGGCAAAATTGATACCCAACTTGACAGTAAAGCTCATGATGAAGTGGGGGCGATGACGCGTGCGTTTGCCTCTTTACTGCACCAAATTAACCAGGCACTTAATGAAGCTAACCACACCGTTTCGGCGATTGCCAACGGTGACTTTAGCCAATCCATGCAAGGCGATTATCGTGGTGATTTGCGTACCCTAAAAGAAGGCGTGAATGCCTCCGCGAAAAGTGTGTCGTTTATGATGGATGAACTTTCCAAAGTGATGCAGGCCTTAAAAGACGGTCAATTTAACGTCCGAATGGATGAAAAGGTGGCTCCTAACTTCCGAGCTTTAGTCGAAGGCGCACTGCAATCGATGGAAACTGTGATGGTCGAAATCAACCAAACCTTATCGGGTATGCAGCAAGGTCAGTTCAACTTGCGCGTTGAAGCTGACGCGAGCGGTGAACTATTAACCCTTAAAAACCACGTGAATGAATCTTTAAGCGCCCTCGAATCGGCAATTAAAGAGATCAATCAAATCATGGCCGCGCAAGCACAAGGCGACTTGAGCCAGACCATTCAAGGTGAGTATCAAGGTGAATTGGACGAATTAAAACGTGCAATTAACGCTTCAAGTGACCAATTAAACAAAATTGTCACTGATGCGATTGAGGTTTCCAGTCAAGTCACTAATGCCGCAGACGAAGTGTCTCGCGGTGCGATGGATTTGAGTGACCGCGTACAACAGCAAGCCGCGTCGGTCGAAGAAACTTCAGCGACCATGGAGCAAATGAATAGCGCCGTACAAAATACCAATGACCACGCCAAGCGCGCAGCCGAAGTCGCGCATGACGTTCAAGGTAAAGCCGAGCAAGGTAACAAAGTTATGGCCGATACGATTGAAGCCATGAGCTCAATTCAAGAATCGAGCCATAAAATTAGCGACATTGTCACCTTAATTGATGGCATTGCGTTCCAGACCAATCTACTAGCATTAAATGCAGCGGTTGAAGCCGCACGAGCTGGTGATCATGGTCGTGGCTTTGCTGTCGTGGCGGGTGAAGTCCGAGCCTTGGCACAAAAATCTGCCGAAGCTGCTAAGGACATCAAAAACTTAATTGATGAAAGTGTTGGGCGGATCGATCAAGGTACCAAACTCGCAACCGAGTCGGGTGAAGTTCTATCTCAAATCATGGGCTCAGTAGAAGATGTTTCCGGCATGATTGAGCAAATTGCACAAGCCTCGACCGAACAAGCCGAAGGTATTTCGCAGGTGAATAAAGCGATTGCACAAATCGACAGCGGCACCCAGCAAAATGCGGCCTTGGTTGAAGAAACCAGCGCGGCAGCCGAAAGCTTAAATGAACAAGCACAAGTGTTACGTGATGATATGAGTCGCTTTAAAACCAAGTCGCATAAAGCCACCTTGGCTAAACCGGCTAGCGCACCCAAATTGGCTAAACCGGCGAAACCGAAAATGTCGTCAAACGAAAAGCCTGAACCCAAACAGCTCTCAGAAGCCAAGGATTCGGAGCAGGATAAACCCGCCGCGTCTCCAAGCCAAAATAAACCGGCGATGCCGTTAGCTAAACAACCGGCCAAATCATCCGAGGGGGATGAATGGGCCGAGTTCTAA
- the gcvH gene encoding glycine cleavage system protein GcvH: MSVLPGHLKYAESHEWAYLDEDGLVVVGITDFAQEALGDIVAVNFPEVGADVSEGDDVLMIESVKTASDIHAPVSGEIVALNEALEDTPEMINDEPYDGGWLIKIAPHDEAELEDLMDSEEYQAEIDG, translated from the coding sequence ATGAGCGTATTACCCGGTCACTTAAAGTATGCTGAAAGTCATGAGTGGGCTTATTTAGATGAAGACGGCTTGGTGGTTGTCGGCATCACGGATTTTGCGCAAGAAGCTTTGGGCGATATTGTGGCGGTCAACTTCCCGGAAGTAGGTGCAGATGTCAGTGAAGGTGATGATGTCTTAATGATTGAATCGGTGAAAACGGCATCGGATATTCATGCGCCAGTGAGTGGCGAAATCGTCGCACTTAACGAGGCATTAGAAGACACACCCGAGATGATTAACGATGAACCCTATGATGGCGGTTGGTTAATCAAAATTGCCCCCCATGACGAAGCTGAATTGGAAGATTTGATGGACTCAGAAGAATACCAGGCGGAAATAGATGGCTGA
- a CDS encoding GGDEF domain-containing protein: MKQVLQRYRWLVVLFSLIILLVILFKVWIYQQESESLRSAVYSAQKHDIHAQVNALIREQKSASLALALMLAENPNVQKLLTLPCCEYRAGLDKLAQRIQTKTPNNDIWLQVINRDAVSVERSWTTRRGDSLIGIRTDLEHLIANPNEAPTTTVSTGLFSMTFKSMVPVFDDANLLGVVEVVSQFQPLVDRLNIENTRSLVLADKRHRSKLILPSNDQFIEDYYVVNTHGADELVELIKLIGVEKVLSDEVFIYKDQLAITRVPIFDAFGEVEGHWVVARTLDAINFEDVNSLLKRYVITSFIVVVMLVLLAFIFLSRQQISLQRNYYRDVIDSASDILYVTDMKRTVDANKHFFDFFSEFEDLSAFHQCYKRVCDTFEPGEGLLQPDINGVFWIQHVLNHPADSHVAKIIKAERAYYFAVKIQPLTEALFGQFTVAMHDITELVETQQQLAHLSQTDELTGINNRLFFNKVLSQELTRFRRYQAPMCLLMLDVDYFKNINDENGHDVGDAVLQELAKVIQSGLRSSDLLCRYGGEEFVVMLLNTEIEDAKEITERLHSMVASYDFKAIPGQTLTCSFGLTCFQSNDTENSVLKRADQALYEAKNAGRNQVKYA, encoded by the coding sequence ATGAAACAAGTTCTACAGCGGTATCGATGGTTGGTGGTGTTGTTTAGCCTCATAATCTTATTGGTCATCCTGTTTAAGGTTTGGATTTACCAACAAGAAAGTGAGTCGCTTCGCAGTGCTGTCTATAGTGCGCAGAAACACGATATTCATGCACAAGTGAATGCATTGATACGCGAACAGAAAAGTGCGTCATTAGCGTTAGCCTTAATGCTCGCGGAAAACCCGAATGTACAAAAACTCCTAACCTTGCCTTGTTGTGAATATCGGGCGGGACTCGACAAGTTAGCCCAGCGGATACAAACTAAAACCCCAAATAACGACATTTGGTTGCAGGTGATTAATCGAGATGCCGTTAGTGTAGAGCGAAGCTGGACAACGCGCCGTGGTGATTCATTAATCGGCATCCGAACCGACCTTGAGCATCTTATAGCTAACCCAAATGAAGCGCCCACGACTACCGTTAGTACAGGGCTTTTTTCTATGACTTTTAAATCGATGGTGCCGGTGTTTGATGATGCCAATCTCTTGGGCGTGGTCGAAGTAGTGTCACAATTTCAGCCTTTAGTTGATCGATTAAACATTGAGAACACACGCTCGCTGGTGTTAGCTGACAAACGCCATCGATCCAAGTTGATATTGCCAAGCAACGACCAATTTATTGAGGATTACTATGTCGTCAATACTCATGGTGCGGATGAGTTAGTTGAATTGATTAAGTTAATTGGTGTCGAGAAAGTACTGAGCGATGAAGTTTTTATTTACAAAGATCAGCTTGCTATTACACGTGTCCCAATTTTTGATGCATTTGGTGAGGTCGAAGGCCACTGGGTAGTAGCCAGAACCTTAGATGCGATCAATTTTGAGGATGTTAACTCACTCCTGAAGCGTTATGTGATTACGTCTTTTATTGTGGTGGTGATGTTGGTTTTATTAGCGTTCATTTTTTTGAGCCGACAACAGATTTCGTTGCAGCGTAATTATTATCGTGACGTGATAGATTCCGCTTCGGACATTTTATATGTCACTGATATGAAGCGTACAGTCGATGCGAATAAGCATTTCTTTGATTTTTTTAGTGAGTTTGAGGATTTAAGCGCGTTCCATCAATGCTATAAACGTGTTTGCGACACATTTGAGCCAGGTGAAGGCTTGCTGCAACCTGATATAAATGGGGTGTTTTGGATTCAGCACGTGTTGAATCATCCGGCAGACTCACATGTCGCCAAAATTATAAAAGCGGAGCGCGCCTATTATTTTGCCGTCAAAATTCAACCGCTTACTGAAGCCTTATTTGGTCAGTTTACAGTTGCGATGCACGATATCACCGAGCTGGTTGAAACCCAGCAACAGTTAGCACATTTGTCGCAAACGGATGAATTGACCGGCATAAATAATCGGTTGTTTTTTAACAAAGTTCTCAGCCAAGAACTGACCCGGTTTAGACGTTATCAAGCACCGATGTGTCTATTAATGCTGGATGTGGATTATTTTAAAAACATTAACGATGAAAATGGGCATGATGTGGGTGATGCAGTACTGCAAGAGCTAGCCAAAGTGATCCAAAGCGGCTTGCGAAGTTCGGACTTGCTGTGTCGTTATGGGGGAGAAGAGTTTGTGGTTATGCTGCTTAATACCGAAATAGAGGATGCAAAGGAAATTACCGAGCGTCTTCATTCTATGGTCGCTAGTTACGACTTTAAAGCAATTCCGGGACAAACCTTAACTTGTAGTTTTGGTTTAACTTGCTTTCAGTCGAATGACACTGAAAATTCGGTACTTAAACGTGCGGATCAAGCGCTGTATGAGGCTAAAAATGCGGGCCGAAACCAAGTCAAGTATGCTTAG
- a CDS encoding NAD-dependent succinate-semialdehyde dehydrogenase produces the protein MALESMNPATGEVFAQYDSWDQDTLDLAVKRAGQKFADWSQRTTMAERCDLMQRAAEVLKNQKSDLARLITLEMGKSIKEAEAEIEKCVWVCEYYADKGPDFLADEIVETDASKSLICYQPMGVVLAVMPWNFPFWQVFRFAAPALVAGNIGLLKHASNVPQCAQAIEKVFLDAGFPESVFTNLMIGADKVESVIRNRYVRAVTLTGSEPAGRKVAAIAGSELKKTVLELGGSDPFVVLDDADIKLAIEGAVTSRFLNMGQSCISAKRFIVDQNIFEPFVEQFKQAIETKFAAGDPMDPNTTLCPMARQDLLDELHQQVTESVKLGAKVITGGHQIDRPGSYYAPTILTNISSNMPAFSDEFFGPVAIMLKASEPAHATGLANATDFGLSGSVWSRDIATAETIARNMESGACYVNGISKSDPRLPFGGVKNSGYGRELSSQGIREFVNVKSIWIK, from the coding sequence ATGGCACTCGAATCTATGAACCCCGCAACCGGTGAAGTATTCGCCCAATACGATAGCTGGGATCAGGACACGCTAGATTTAGCCGTAAAACGCGCCGGACAAAAGTTTGCCGACTGGTCACAACGCACGACCATGGCCGAGCGTTGCGATTTAATGCAGCGTGCAGCTGAGGTGCTGAAAAATCAAAAATCCGATTTAGCACGTTTGATTACCCTGGAAATGGGTAAATCCATTAAAGAGGCTGAAGCGGAAATTGAAAAATGCGTTTGGGTTTGTGAGTATTATGCCGACAAAGGGCCGGATTTTTTAGCCGATGAAATCGTTGAAACCGATGCTAGTAAAAGCCTGATTTGTTATCAGCCTATGGGTGTTGTGCTCGCGGTCATGCCGTGGAACTTTCCTTTCTGGCAGGTATTTAGATTTGCCGCACCGGCTTTAGTAGCTGGAAACATTGGACTATTAAAACATGCATCCAACGTCCCACAATGTGCTCAAGCCATCGAAAAAGTCTTTTTGGATGCCGGTTTCCCTGAGTCTGTATTTACCAATTTAATGATTGGAGCGGATAAAGTTGAAAGCGTGATTCGTAATCGTTATGTACGCGCCGTGACCTTAACTGGCAGTGAACCCGCTGGTCGAAAAGTCGCCGCAATCGCGGGTTCAGAACTTAAGAAAACCGTATTGGAACTGGGTGGCTCAGATCCCTTTGTGGTGCTCGACGATGCCGACATCAAACTGGCGATTGAAGGCGCGGTAACCAGCCGATTCTTAAATATGGGTCAAAGCTGCATTTCCGCCAAGCGCTTTATTGTAGATCAGAATATTTTTGAACCGTTTGTCGAGCAGTTTAAGCAAGCAATTGAGACCAAGTTTGCCGCCGGCGATCCGATGGATCCAAACACAACCTTGTGTCCGATGGCGCGCCAAGACTTATTAGACGAGCTACACCAGCAGGTCACCGAGTCTGTCAAGTTAGGCGCTAAAGTGATCACTGGCGGTCATCAAATCGATCGCCCAGGCAGTTATTATGCGCCCACCATCCTCACTAATATTTCAAGTAATATGCCAGCGTTTAGTGACGAATTTTTTGGTCCGGTGGCGATCATGCTAAAAGCGTCTGAACCAGCTCATGCGACTGGTTTAGCGAATGCCACAGACTTTGGTTTGTCGGGTTCCGTTTGGAGTCGAGATATTGCCACCGCCGAAACCATTGCGCGCAATATGGAATCAGGTGCTTGTTATGTCAACGGCATCAGCAAATCAGATCCGCGTCTGCCTTTCGGTGGCGTGAAAAATTCAGGTTACGGACGTGAGTTGTCTTCTCAAGGGATTCGAGAATTTGTCAATGTGAAGTCGATTTGGATTAAATAA
- a CDS encoding class I SAM-dependent rRNA methyltransferase: MADLASLRLKKNEDRRIKQGHIWVFSNEVDTQTTPLKSFEAGQQVVVEASNGKPLGLAYVNPNTLICARVFTRDVKHQLGLTFFKKRLQQAQALREVMYSEPYYRLAFGESDGLPGLVIDRFDDVFVVQIGTAGMEAVKQDILQVLINLYHPRAVVWRNDMASRELEGLSRYQELAYGELPEQVTLIENGAKFVVPVLGGQKTGWFYDHRSARARMSQMVEGKRVLDVFSYLGGWGIQAALAGAESVACVDASEPALDGVHLNAELNGVADKVTSYQGNAFEVMTALIGQAEKFDVVIVDPPAFVKRKKDLKSGSEGYRRVNELAMRLLSPNGILISASCSHHMSRDALLNQIQVAASHIDRTVQLFDQAHQAPDHPVHPAIPETEYLKTFFCRVMAKW; encoded by the coding sequence ATGGCTGATTTAGCAAGCTTACGCTTAAAGAAAAACGAAGATCGCCGCATTAAACAAGGCCACATTTGGGTATTCAGCAACGAAGTCGACACCCAAACTACGCCTTTAAAATCATTTGAAGCCGGGCAACAAGTGGTGGTCGAGGCTAGCAATGGTAAACCTTTGGGCTTGGCTTATGTCAACCCGAATACATTAATCTGCGCGCGCGTATTTACGCGAGATGTTAAGCATCAATTGGGCTTAACCTTCTTCAAAAAGCGCTTACAACAAGCGCAAGCTTTGCGTGAAGTGATGTATAGCGAACCTTATTATCGCTTGGCGTTTGGTGAAAGTGATGGCCTACCAGGCCTGGTGATCGATCGATTTGATGACGTGTTTGTGGTGCAAATTGGCACCGCAGGTATGGAGGCTGTAAAACAAGATATTTTACAGGTGTTGATTAACCTCTATCACCCGCGCGCAGTTGTATGGCGTAACGATATGGCAAGCCGCGAATTAGAAGGTTTATCCCGTTATCAAGAGTTGGCGTATGGCGAGCTACCAGAACAAGTCACCCTGATCGAAAATGGCGCAAAATTTGTGGTGCCGGTGCTGGGAGGTCAAAAAACCGGATGGTTTTACGATCATCGTTCAGCACGTGCGCGCATGTCGCAAATGGTGGAGGGCAAACGTGTGCTGGATGTGTTCAGCTATTTAGGTGGTTGGGGCATTCAAGCGGCTTTGGCTGGCGCTGAGTCAGTCGCTTGTGTGGATGCGTCTGAACCTGCACTGGATGGGGTGCATCTCAATGCTGAACTAAATGGTGTGGCCGATAAAGTCACCAGTTACCAAGGCAATGCGTTTGAAGTTATGACCGCCTTAATTGGTCAAGCTGAAAAGTTTGATGTCGTGATTGTTGACCCGCCGGCGTTTGTGAAGCGAAAAAAAGATTTAAAATCCGGTTCAGAAGGCTATCGCCGAGTCAATGAGTTAGCCATGCGTTTGTTATCGCCAAACGGTATTTTGATTTCGGCTTCCTGTTCACATCATATGAGCCGGGATGCCCTTTTAAATCAAATTCAAGTTGCCGCTAGTCATATAGATCGCACCGTTCAATTGTTTGATCAAGCTCATCAGGCACCTGACCATCCGGTTCATCCAGCCATCCCTGAAACGGAATATTTAAAAACATTCTTTTGCCGAGTCATGGCTAAATGGTAA
- a CDS encoding dihydroorotase: protein MSRTLIKQATMVNEGKQQVVDLLIEQGRIAQIAPQIDCAADQVIDAEGLHLMPGMIDDQVHFREPGLVAKGDIATESRAAIAGGITSYMEMPNVNPPTISLEALEAKYGLGAQKSWANYSFYLGATNDNADEVARVNPKNVCGVKIFMGSSTGNMLVDRETALRNIFRQSPILIATHCEDTPMIKEQEALYRERYGEDVPMSAHPLIRCHEACYKSSSMAVELAKETGARLHVLHITTADELALFEPGPVESKKITAEACVHHLWFNDQDYATHGSLIKCNPAVKTQSDRDAIRQALIESRIDVIATDHAPHTWEEKQNSYFKAPAGLPQVQQSLSALLDLYHQGVFSLELIVDRFSHNVARLYQIADRGFIREGYWADLVLVDLNKPHTDDKAHNLYKCQWSPWEGHTFKSSINKTFINGELMYDQGQFAAFKPGQRLTFNR, encoded by the coding sequence ATGTCGCGCACACTGATTAAACAAGCCACCATGGTAAATGAAGGCAAACAACAAGTTGTCGATCTGTTAATTGAACAGGGCCGAATTGCCCAAATAGCGCCACAAATTGACTGTGCAGCCGACCAAGTGATTGATGCGGAAGGTTTGCATTTAATGCCGGGGATGATTGACGACCAAGTGCATTTTCGTGAACCAGGCCTGGTGGCTAAAGGTGATATTGCCACTGAATCACGCGCCGCGATTGCCGGTGGTATCACATCTTATATGGAAATGCCCAACGTTAACCCTCCTACTATCAGCCTAGAAGCACTGGAAGCTAAATATGGCCTTGGTGCACAAAAATCCTGGGCGAACTACTCCTTTTATCTGGGTGCAACCAATGACAATGCTGACGAAGTCGCGCGTGTTAACCCTAAAAACGTATGTGGCGTCAAAATATTTATGGGATCGTCCACCGGCAATATGCTGGTCGACCGCGAAACTGCATTGCGTAATATTTTCCGCCAAAGCCCAATTTTGATTGCGACCCACTGCGAAGACACGCCAATGATCAAAGAGCAAGAAGCGCTCTATCGTGAACGCTATGGTGAAGATGTGCCGATGAGTGCGCATCCGCTTATTCGCTGTCATGAAGCCTGTTATAAATCATCTTCCATGGCGGTGGAGCTAGCCAAAGAAACCGGTGCGCGTTTGCATGTGTTACACATTACCACCGCCGATGAATTAGCCTTGTTTGAACCCGGTCCGGTCGAATCCAAAAAAATTACCGCTGAGGCCTGTGTACATCATTTGTGGTTTAACGACCAAGATTACGCAACACACGGTTCTTTAATCAAGTGCAACCCAGCCGTTAAAACTCAGTCGGATCGGGATGCGATTCGCCAAGCCCTGATTGAAAGCCGCATTGATGTCATCGCCACTGACCATGCACCGCATACTTGGGAAGAAAAGCAAAACAGCTATTTCAAAGCCCCAGCTGGTTTGCCGCAAGTTCAGCAATCTCTCAGCGCTTTATTAGATCTTTATCACCAAGGTGTATTTAGTCTGGAATTGATTGTAGATCGGTTTTCTCACAACGTCGCACGCTTGTATCAAATCGCCGACCGTGGTTTTATTCGTGAAGGCTACTGGGCCGATCTGGTACTGGTCGATCTAAACAAGCCGCATACCGATGATAAAGCGCACAACTTATACAAATGCCAGTGGTCGCCTTGGGAAGGTCACACATTTAAATCCAGCATTAATAAAACCTTTATAAACGGTGAATTGATGTACGATCAAGGTCAATTCGCGGCATTTAAACCCGGACAGCGTTTAACATTTAACCGTTAA
- a CDS encoding diguanylate cyclase, whose protein sequence is MVNLKTINKPTTFAEADLLQPWFAALLANSPVAVFVFDTNGKLVDCNDMFVTLLSSSREQLIGLDMLNLPDQRVSDSIAKVLKGQMASLEIEYHSITSGKDVPISAVLCPVRASNRQVEGGLGVVEDLSGKREADSESAQQLAFEKLVAKISKRLVNTGPEQLDQAVELTLAEIGQFFEVDRCYIFQYDSGVRTISNTFEWCSDGTSAQIDNLQNISMSLFPWMEAQLEMQQVMHIPDVAKLDDNLAPERECLLEQDVKSVLMIPMVENAQAVGFLGIDVVRSHYYWPNEKIILLQVVAETVTNAFSRRDYERALRKVNEQYRQFSSQVPLGLYTFRLSASGEPFFEYCNKQILQMNGVESADLILEFKHVHPEDLPELKERQAFAWRNHEAFVWEGRFILDGETRWMLIEDNDPEQDANGDWIWNGFQQDITDRKELEARLKDLATIDDMTQIWNRRYFMNAADEEFERAQRYDNSFSFLMVDADHFKKVNDDYGHAAGDAVLINLAKVMAESVRKVDFVGRLGGEEFAILLPNTPESEALLLAERIREAVEGNPADYNGQSLPITISIGVSSYRPNDQDLDQVIQRADKALYEAKNQGRNRTMVAP, encoded by the coding sequence ATGGTAAATTTAAAAACCATCAACAAGCCAACCACTTTTGCCGAGGCTGATCTACTTCAGCCTTGGTTTGCTGCGTTATTGGCTAATTCGCCAGTTGCGGTATTTGTGTTTGATACCAATGGTAAGTTAGTGGATTGTAATGATATGTTTGTGACACTGCTGTCCTCATCAAGAGAACAATTGATCGGCTTGGATATGCTCAATCTGCCAGATCAAAGAGTCAGTGACAGCATTGCTAAGGTTTTGAAAGGCCAAATGGCTAGCTTAGAAATTGAATATCATTCCATTACTTCAGGCAAGGATGTTCCAATTTCAGCTGTACTCTGTCCGGTTCGAGCATCCAATCGCCAAGTTGAAGGTGGATTAGGGGTTGTTGAAGACTTGTCTGGCAAGCGAGAAGCCGATAGCGAGTCGGCACAGCAGTTAGCGTTTGAAAAATTGGTAGCTAAAATATCCAAACGATTGGTTAATACTGGGCCTGAACAACTTGATCAAGCTGTAGAGTTGACGCTAGCTGAAATTGGTCAGTTTTTTGAAGTGGATCGATGCTATATTTTTCAATATGATTCGGGAGTTCGCACTATATCGAACACTTTCGAGTGGTGCTCGGATGGCACAAGTGCGCAAATCGATAATTTGCAGAATATTAGTATGTCATTGTTTCCGTGGATGGAAGCGCAGCTTGAAATGCAGCAAGTTATGCATATCCCTGATGTGGCAAAATTGGATGATAACCTTGCTCCAGAGCGCGAATGTTTATTGGAGCAAGATGTTAAGTCCGTGTTAATGATTCCGATGGTTGAGAATGCTCAAGCGGTGGGTTTTTTAGGTATAGATGTAGTACGCAGCCATTATTACTGGCCAAATGAAAAAATTATTTTATTGCAAGTAGTTGCAGAAACTGTAACGAATGCGTTTTCGCGCCGGGATTATGAACGTGCACTCAGGAAAGTCAATGAGCAATACCGTCAGTTTTCTTCCCAGGTACCCTTGGGGCTTTATACGTTTCGTCTTAGTGCTTCGGGCGAGCCTTTTTTCGAGTATTGCAACAAACAAATTTTGCAAATGAATGGTGTTGAATCAGCCGACTTAATACTCGAATTTAAACACGTTCATCCAGAAGACTTACCCGAGTTAAAAGAGAGGCAGGCTTTTGCTTGGCGTAATCATGAAGCTTTTGTTTGGGAGGGGCGTTTCATTCTGGATGGTGAAACGCGTTGGATGCTTATTGAAGACAATGATCCAGAACAAGATGCCAATGGCGATTGGATCTGGAATGGATTTCAGCAGGATATTACAGATCGAAAAGAGCTCGAAGCGCGTTTAAAAGATTTGGCGACCATAGATGATATGACTCAAATTTGGAATCGGCGCTACTTTATGAATGCTGCGGATGAAGAATTTGAGCGTGCACAACGTTATGATAATAGCTTTAGCTTTTTAATGGTGGATGCCGACCATTTTAAGAAGGTCAATGACGATTATGGTCACGCGGCGGGGGATGCGGTATTGATTAATCTGGCTAAGGTAATGGCCGAATCGGTGCGCAAAGTTGACTTTGTTGGTCGACTAGGTGGCGAAGAGTTTGCGATTTTATTACCTAATACGCCGGAGTCGGAAGCCTTATTACTTGCCGAGCGTATTCGCGAAGCGGTAGAAGGTAACCCAGCCGATTATAATGGTCAGAGTTTACCCATTACCATTAGCATTGGGGTGAGCAGTTATCGCCCAAATGATCAGGACTTGGATCAAGTAATCCAGCGCGCCGATAAGGCTTTGTATGAAGCTAAAAATCAAGGCCGAAACCGTACCATGGTCGCGCCTTAA